The DNA window GCGACGACGATGACCTCCTTGTCCACGTAGTCCTCCTCCTGCCACTCGTTGTCGAAGGAGATCACGTAGACAGGGACGTTGAACATCACGCTCCCGTTAGTCGTCC is part of the Candidatus Methanosuratincola sp. genome and encodes:
- a CDS encoding DUF2286 domain-containing protein, encoding TTNGSVMFNVPVYVISFDNEWQEEDYVDKEVIVVAPVVDQKVEEIITELAIEATKPRETEEEPEEDL